One Zeugodacus cucurbitae isolate PBARC_wt_2022May chromosome 3, idZeuCucr1.2, whole genome shotgun sequence genomic region harbors:
- the LOC105218200 gene encoding vascular endothelial growth factor receptor 1 isoform X7, translating into MRLPHTNLRRSGSLNKTSLITALFLLHLTTLWSVEAAPQSYPTNDDQEFRRNYAVEYGAPLITPLMEYVTLELNTNYTIRCEADEPMLWKLPTSYLTEPEVKIFDTGDPQRPYGSMLYLLDISHSALGNYYCVKNSSIKKDIDEMADEELVELVNNNKASSIYIYVNDPDNLLAEIDFPVITAIQYQDTVIPCKPTMPNIEVLLTTPHGETFSSESTGRYDPQRGFVVEIRGVTDSGNYMCRPRVPSPDNEEEEVTFEIHFVGNEPVIPSTKFIEKPIITSNSRGHVNVGENFTLNCYAKIAFDVNYATDWKTPPGVDESRIIKSIPAFINSTSTHQIGEAKLTILNAKKSDSGLYECICTDHSKNVGRNNYQMTVLNRDEGYINISEPSGYYKIASNANKKVQINVKYRGYPFPTLTWHKPDNTQIHPSKKYIINTTDTSITLQILNAQLEDSGEYVVRAKNELLMKELKFNVSISDKPKVTVDDVYVQAGEEAHLQCKVLAYPAAIVSWVFTPCSIAPRWPSCDKRLEQNFNSTRNAQPGKMAVEYIHELHFTPEQPGIMHCVAGNAKGVNEGKGHVLIGDIDDNMTIFGTDENKKIARGDEVTLTCAALSYYFSDDLDWYKDGELVEDGSNFVITNSSTNYSYQKTLIIKNIQERNQGTYECRGRNANNPDLQETKYRSIFVYEPLAPRMVQSNLDDSDKLERKLGDALQLECQPEAIPAAEVHWYRDDVELNNSSYVDIVDEGSKLIIQYIKPEHEGVYKCVALNRLGSVELSSAVKITNLPRIRISWILGILFFFILLIALVIYLYVRVMRERQRLREFKAAGLANFEEGAVEHINPALTLDEQADLLPYDRAFEFPREKLKLGKQLGAGAFGVVLKADAEGIRPGEKETVVAVKMVKRIADNEVMRALVTELKILVHLGPHLNVVNLLGAVTKNIAKRELMVIVEYCRYGNVQNFLLRNRKRFINQINTETDKIDPTITKQRFSDNFEYNRDGVKYVNLAFANHQYVNHMNNVNNNYTANNRRNSDEDPRSGTRAGRPNSTGYLRQSDLYEGHVDSCATEQTIITTIPEDDDHVLSNNSVQPAWRSNYKPDSTEAMTVTTTHLVSWAFQVARAMDYLSSRKVLHGDLAARNILLCENNVVKICDFGLARSMYKSENYKKQGEAPLPIKWLALESLSDHIFSTYTDVWSFGIVLWEFFSLAKVPYPGMDPNQSLYLKIKDGYRMEKPPYANNELYDIMLECWSTNPESRPLFNVLEKYFARMLGDDVTNHYVDLNDTYLRANMDNANPKATDYLSLMGSPDEMAPAPPRYVNGHILPEIRIQPSTSDDYLNMSIETGTTIFSPTRPKDYQNSNDDTNTTTTSFTFPDNLAPTAPPLESQHSPTLLNNLNSPANKNRKKEGIQPEEIPMLPGAHHTASDDGDESPEQARKFARNIISQQQVRAAPTPSPRHHIAETELTGGDNYVNVKSPKNGARTADAFSNPSYQILKTVSKEVEDK; encoded by the exons ATGAGACTTCCACACACAAATCTTCGGAGGAGCGGTAGTCTGAATAAAACCAGCTTAATTACGGCTTTATTTCTTCTACATTTAACAACATTATGGAGCGTTGAAGCCG CGCCACAATCGTATCCAACCAACGACGATCAGGAATTCCGTCGTAACTATGCCGTCGAATATGGCGCGCCATTAATCACACCTCTCATGGAATATGTAACACTTGAATTAAATACCAATTATACAATACGTTGTGAGGCCGATGAGCCAATGTTGTGGAAATTACCTACTTCTTACTTAACTGAACCcgaagtgaaaatatttgacaCGGGCGACCCACAACGTCCCTACGGCAGTATGTTATATCTGCTGGATATTTCACATTCGGCTTTGGGCAATTACTATTGTGTAAAAAATTCAAGTATTAAAAAGGACATAGACGAGATGGCGGACGAGGAACTAGTAGAgttggttaataataataaagcctCTTCGATTTACATCTATGTTAATG ATCCAGATAATCTTCTGGCAGAAATCGATTTTCCGGTCATAACTGCGATTCAATATCAGGATACGGTCATACCATGTAAACCAACTATGCCTAATATAGAAGTGCTCCTAACCACACCGCATGGTGAA ACATTTTCCAGTGAAAGTACCGGCCGCTATGATCCACAACGCGGTTTCGTCGTCGAAATACGCGGCGTAACCGATAGCGGCAACTATATGTGCCGTCCGAGAGTGCCGTCTCCAGATAATGAAGAGGAGGAAGTAACCTTTGAGATCCATTTTGTTGGTAACGAACCTGTTATAC CGAGTACGAAATTTATTGAGAAACCGATTATAACCTCGAATTCGCGTGGACATGTGAACGTTGGTGAAAACTTCACTTTGAATTGTTATGCGAAAATCGCCTTTGATGTTAACTACGCAACAGATTGGAAAACACCACCAGGCGTTGATGAG AGTCGTATCATCAAAAGTATACCAGCATTTATAAACTCAACATCGACACATCAAATCGGTGAGGCAAAGTTGACCATATTAAATGCTAAGAAATCAGATTCTGGTCTCTATGAATGCATTTGCACGGATCATTCGAAAAATGTTGGACGCAACAATTATCAAATGACAGTTTTAA ATCGCGATGAGGGTTATATTAACATTAGTGAGCCTTCCGGTTATTACAAAATCGCCAGTAATGCCAATAAAAAGGTGCAAATCAATGTTAAATATCGCGGTTATCCCTTCCCAACGCTCACTTGGCACAAACCGGACAACACGCAAATTCATCCATCGAAAAAGTATATCATCAACACAACCGACACTTCAATAACACTGCAAATACTGAATGCACAACTCGAAGACAGTGGTGAATATGTGGTGCGCGCCAAGAATGAATTGCTGATGAAAGAGTTGAAATTCAATGTGAGCATCAGCGACAAGCCCAAAGTCACTGTGGACGATGTGTACGTACAGGCTGGCGAGGAAGCGCATTTGCAGTGTAAAGTGTTAGCTTATCCTGCCGCTATAGTCTCATGGGTATTTACACCATGTAGCATAGCGCCGCGTTGGCCCTCGTGTGACAAGCGTttggaacaaaattttaat TCTACACGGAATGCCCAACCCGGCAAAATGGCGGTCGAATATATACATGAGCTGCATTTCACGCCCGAACAGCCAGGTATTATGCATTGCGTGGCAGGCAATGCGAAAGGAGTGAATGAAGGTAAAGGTCATGTGCTCATTGGCGATATAGACGACAATATGACCATATTCGGTACGGAtgagaataaaaaaatcgcaCGTGGTGATGAGGTGACACTCACCTGCGCTGCGCTGTCTTACTACTTCTCTGATGATTTGGATTGGTATAAAGATGGCGAATTGGTGGAAGATGGCAGCA ATTTTGTCATCACCAACTCCTCAACCAACTACTCGTATCAGAAAACGCTAATAATCAAAAACATTCAGGAACGCAATCAGGGCACCTATGAGTGTCGTGGACGTAATGCGAACAATCCCGATTTGCAAGAAACCAAATATCGCAGCATTTTTGTTTATG AACCTTTGGCACCACGTATGGTGCAAAGCAATCTTGATGACAGTGATAAATTGGAGCGCAAGCTTGGCGATGCTTTACAATTGGAATGCCAGCCGGAAGCCATACCAGCGGCCGAAGTTCATTGGTATAGAGATGATGTTGAACTGAATAACAGTAGTTATGTGGACATAGTGGACGAAGGCAGCAAACTAATTATACAATATATCAAACCTGAACACGAAGGTGTCTACAAATGTGTGGCCCTAAATCGTTTGGGTTCTGTCGAATTAAGTTCGGCGGTTAAAATTACAA ATTTACCACGCATACGCATCAGTTGGATACTTGGCATACTGTTCTTCTTCATTTTACTCATTGCCTTGGTGATCTATTTGTATGTGCGTGTTATGCGCGAACGCCAGCGACTGCGCGAGTTCAAAGCGGCCGGTCTCGCGAATTTCGAAGAAGGCGCCGTAGAGCATATAAATCCCGCACTGACTTTAGACGAGCAAGCCGATCTATTGCCGTATGATCGTGCCTTTGAGTTCCCACGCGAAAAGTTGAAATTGGGCAAGCAATTGGGTGCTGGTGCGTTTGGTGTGGTATTGAAAGCTGATGCAGAGGGCATACGTCCAGGTGAAAAGGAAACTGTGGTAGCGGTGAAAATGGTGAAACGCATTGCTGATAATGAGGTGATGCGTGCGCTTGTAAcggaattgaaaattttggtgCATCTCGGACCACATTTGAATGTTGTCAACCTGTTGGGCGCTGTCACCAAGAATATTGCGAAAC gtGAATTAATGGTTATTGTGGAGTACTGTCGTTATGGTAATGTACAAAACTTTTTACTGCGCAATCGTAAACGtttcataaatcaaattaaCACCGAAACTGATAAAATTGATCCAACCATTACGAAACAACGGTTTTCGGATAATTTCGAATACAATCG TGATGGAGTAAAATATGTTAATCTGGCATTTGCAAATCATCAATATGTTAATCATATGAATAATGTGAACAATAATTACACGGCAAATAATCGTAGAAACTCTGACGAGGATCCACGCTCTGGCACACGTGCTGGACGTCCCAATTCCACTGGATATTTGCGTCAATCGGATTTGTATGAGGGACATGTGGATAGTTGTGCCACAGAGCAGACTATCATTACCACAATACCGGAGG ACGATGATCATGTGCTCTCCAATAATTCGGTGCAACCTGCTTGGCGCTCGAACTACAAGCCAGATAGTACAGAAGCGATGACAGTTACCACAACACATTTGGTGAGTTGGGCCTTCCAAGTGGCACGTGCCATGGACTATCTGTCGTCGCGTAAAGTGTTACACGGTGATCTGGCTGCACGTAATATATTGCTTTGTGAGAATAATGTGGTGAAAATTTGCGATTTCGGCTTGGCACGTTCCATGTATAAAAGTGAGAATTATAAGAAACAAGGCGAAGCACCGTTGCCCATCAAATGGTTGGCACTGGAATCGCTCAGCGATCACATATTTAGCACATACACTGATGTCTGGTCGTTTGGTATTGTTTTGTGGGAGTTCTTTTCATTAGCGAAAGTGCCCTATCCCGGTATGGATCCGAATCAGAGTTTATATTTGAAGATCAAGGATGGTTATCGCATGGAGAAACCGCCATATGCTAATAATGAATTGTACGACATAATGCTGGAGTGTTGGAGTACAAATCCGGAGAGCCGTCCATTATTTAATGTGCTGGAAAAGTATTTCGCACGCATGCTGGGCGATGATGTGACAAAT caCTATGTTGATTTGAATGACACTTATTTGCGCGCCAACATGGACAATGCAAATCCCAAAGCAACTGATTATCTATCGTTAATGGGTTCACCAGACGAAATGGCACCGGCGCCACCACGCTATGTAAACGGCCATATATTACCAGAAATAC GTATACAGCCATCTACTTCCGACGACTACTTAAATATGAGCATCGAAACTGGTACAACCATTTTCTCACCGACACGTCCAAAAGATTATCAAAATTCAAATGatgatacaaatacaacaacaacttctttCACCTTCCCAGATAATCTAGCACCAACAGCACCACCACTAGAATCACAACATTCCCCAACATTATTGAATAATCTcaatagtccagcgaataagaaTCGCAAAAAAGAGGGCATACAACCGGAGGAGATACCAATGCTGCCGGGCGCACATCACACAGCATCCGATGATGGTGACGAGAGTCCGGAGCAAGCGCGAAAGTTCGCCAGAAACATAATATCACAACAGCAAGTACGCGCTGCACCCACACCGTCACCGCGTCATCACATCGCCGAGACGGAACTCACCGGTGGCGATAACTATGTGAATGTGAAATCACCGAAGAATGGTGCGAGAACGGCAGATGCATTTTCAAACCCTAGTTATCAAATATTAAAGACTGTATCAAAGGAAGTGGAAGATAAATAG
- the LOC105218200 gene encoding vascular endothelial growth factor receptor 1 isoform X5, translating into MRLPHTNLRRSGSLNKTSLITALFLLHLTTLWSVEAAPQSYPTNDDQEFRRNYAVEYGAPLITPLMEYVTLELNTNYTIRCEADEPMLWKLPTSYLTEPEVKIFDTGDPQRPYGSMLYLLDISHSALGNYYCVKNSSIKKDIDEMADEELVELVNNNKASSIYIYVNDPDNLLAEIDFPVITAIQYQDTVIPCKPTMPNIEVLLTTPHGETFSSESTGRYDPQRGFVVEIRGVTDSGNYMCRPRVPSPDNEEEEVTFEIHFVASEIASVEATIATMNTTTTIVPKHNVLQIISLKTKRIYKPRPRPSRSTKSETTSTKFIEKPIITSNSRGHVNVGENFTLNCYAKIAFDVNYATDWKTPPGVDESRIIKSIPAFINSTSTHQIGEAKLTILNAKKSDSGLYECICTDHSKNVGRNNYQMTVLNRDEGYINISEPSGYYKIASNANKKVQINVKYRGYPFPTLTWHKPDNTQIHPSKKYIINTTDTSITLQILNAQLEDSGEYVVRAKNELLMKELKFNVSISDKPKVTVDDVYVQAGEEAHLQCKVLAYPAAIVSWVFTPCSIAPRWPSCDKRLEQNFNSTRNAQPGKMAVEYIHELHFTPEQPGIMHCVAGNAKGVNEGKGHVLIGDIDDNMTIFGTDENKKIARGDEVTLTCAALSYYFSDDLDWYKDGELVEDGSNFVITNSSTNYSYQKTLIIKNIQERNQGTYECRGRNANNPDLQETKYRSIFVYEPLAPRMVQSNLDDSDKLERKLGDALQLECQPEAIPAAEVHWYRDDVELNNSSYVDIVDEGSKLIIQYIKPEHEGVYKCVALNRLGSVELSSAVKITNLPRIRISWILGILFFFILLIALVIYLYVRVMRERQRLREFKAAGLANFEEGAVEHINPALTLDEQADLLPYDRAFEFPREKLKLGKQLGAGAFGVVLKADAEGIRPGEKETVVAVKMVKRIADNEVMRALVTELKILVHLGPHLNVVNLLGAVTKNIAKRELMVIVEYCRYGNVQNFLLRNRKRFINQINTETDKIDPTITKQRFSDNFEYNRDGVKYVNLAFANHQYVNHMNNVNNNYTANNRRNSDEDPRSGTRAGRPNSTGYLRQSDLYEGHVDSCATEQTIITTIPEDDDHVLSNNSVQPAWRSNYKPDSTEAMTVTTTHLVSWAFQVARAMDYLSSRKVLHGDLAARNILLCENNVVKICDFGLARSMYKSENYKKQGEAPLPIKWLALESLSDHIFSTYTDVWSFGIVLWEFFSLAKVPYPGMDPNQSLYLKIKDGYRMEKPPYANNELYDIMLECWSTNPESRPLFNVLEKYFARMLGDDVTNHYVDLNDTYLRANMDNANPKATDYLSLMGSPDEMAPAPPRYVNGHILPEIRIQPSTSDDYLNMSIETGTTIFSPTRPKDYQNSNDDTNTTTTSFTFPDNLAPTAPPLESQHSPTLLNNLNSPANKNRKKEGIQPEEIPMLPGAHHTASDDGDESPEQARKFARNIISQQQVRAAPTPSPRHHIAETELTGGDNYVNVKSPKNGARTADAFSNPSYQILKTVSKEVEDK; encoded by the exons ATGAGACTTCCACACACAAATCTTCGGAGGAGCGGTAGTCTGAATAAAACCAGCTTAATTACGGCTTTATTTCTTCTACATTTAACAACATTATGGAGCGTTGAAGCCG CGCCACAATCGTATCCAACCAACGACGATCAGGAATTCCGTCGTAACTATGCCGTCGAATATGGCGCGCCATTAATCACACCTCTCATGGAATATGTAACACTTGAATTAAATACCAATTATACAATACGTTGTGAGGCCGATGAGCCAATGTTGTGGAAATTACCTACTTCTTACTTAACTGAACCcgaagtgaaaatatttgacaCGGGCGACCCACAACGTCCCTACGGCAGTATGTTATATCTGCTGGATATTTCACATTCGGCTTTGGGCAATTACTATTGTGTAAAAAATTCAAGTATTAAAAAGGACATAGACGAGATGGCGGACGAGGAACTAGTAGAgttggttaataataataaagcctCTTCGATTTACATCTATGTTAATG ATCCAGATAATCTTCTGGCAGAAATCGATTTTCCGGTCATAACTGCGATTCAATATCAGGATACGGTCATACCATGTAAACCAACTATGCCTAATATAGAAGTGCTCCTAACCACACCGCATGGTGAA ACATTTTCCAGTGAAAGTACCGGCCGCTATGATCCACAACGCGGTTTCGTCGTCGAAATACGCGGCGTAACCGATAGCGGCAACTATATGTGCCGTCCGAGAGTGCCGTCTCCAGATAATGAAGAGGAGGAAGTAACCTTTGAGATCCATTTTGTTG CATCGGAAATAGCATCGGTGGAGGCTACAATAGCTACAATGAATACCACAACTACAATCGTACCAAAGCACAACGTCCTACAAATCATATCCTTAAAAACTAAACGCATTTATAAACCCAGACCCAGACCAAGCCGAAGCACGAAATCCGAAACAA CGAGTACGAAATTTATTGAGAAACCGATTATAACCTCGAATTCGCGTGGACATGTGAACGTTGGTGAAAACTTCACTTTGAATTGTTATGCGAAAATCGCCTTTGATGTTAACTACGCAACAGATTGGAAAACACCACCAGGCGTTGATGAG AGTCGTATCATCAAAAGTATACCAGCATTTATAAACTCAACATCGACACATCAAATCGGTGAGGCAAAGTTGACCATATTAAATGCTAAGAAATCAGATTCTGGTCTCTATGAATGCATTTGCACGGATCATTCGAAAAATGTTGGACGCAACAATTATCAAATGACAGTTTTAA ATCGCGATGAGGGTTATATTAACATTAGTGAGCCTTCCGGTTATTACAAAATCGCCAGTAATGCCAATAAAAAGGTGCAAATCAATGTTAAATATCGCGGTTATCCCTTCCCAACGCTCACTTGGCACAAACCGGACAACACGCAAATTCATCCATCGAAAAAGTATATCATCAACACAACCGACACTTCAATAACACTGCAAATACTGAATGCACAACTCGAAGACAGTGGTGAATATGTGGTGCGCGCCAAGAATGAATTGCTGATGAAAGAGTTGAAATTCAATGTGAGCATCAGCGACAAGCCCAAAGTCACTGTGGACGATGTGTACGTACAGGCTGGCGAGGAAGCGCATTTGCAGTGTAAAGTGTTAGCTTATCCTGCCGCTATAGTCTCATGGGTATTTACACCATGTAGCATAGCGCCGCGTTGGCCCTCGTGTGACAAGCGTttggaacaaaattttaat TCTACACGGAATGCCCAACCCGGCAAAATGGCGGTCGAATATATACATGAGCTGCATTTCACGCCCGAACAGCCAGGTATTATGCATTGCGTGGCAGGCAATGCGAAAGGAGTGAATGAAGGTAAAGGTCATGTGCTCATTGGCGATATAGACGACAATATGACCATATTCGGTACGGAtgagaataaaaaaatcgcaCGTGGTGATGAGGTGACACTCACCTGCGCTGCGCTGTCTTACTACTTCTCTGATGATTTGGATTGGTATAAAGATGGCGAATTGGTGGAAGATGGCAGCA ATTTTGTCATCACCAACTCCTCAACCAACTACTCGTATCAGAAAACGCTAATAATCAAAAACATTCAGGAACGCAATCAGGGCACCTATGAGTGTCGTGGACGTAATGCGAACAATCCCGATTTGCAAGAAACCAAATATCGCAGCATTTTTGTTTATG AACCTTTGGCACCACGTATGGTGCAAAGCAATCTTGATGACAGTGATAAATTGGAGCGCAAGCTTGGCGATGCTTTACAATTGGAATGCCAGCCGGAAGCCATACCAGCGGCCGAAGTTCATTGGTATAGAGATGATGTTGAACTGAATAACAGTAGTTATGTGGACATAGTGGACGAAGGCAGCAAACTAATTATACAATATATCAAACCTGAACACGAAGGTGTCTACAAATGTGTGGCCCTAAATCGTTTGGGTTCTGTCGAATTAAGTTCGGCGGTTAAAATTACAA ATTTACCACGCATACGCATCAGTTGGATACTTGGCATACTGTTCTTCTTCATTTTACTCATTGCCTTGGTGATCTATTTGTATGTGCGTGTTATGCGCGAACGCCAGCGACTGCGCGAGTTCAAAGCGGCCGGTCTCGCGAATTTCGAAGAAGGCGCCGTAGAGCATATAAATCCCGCACTGACTTTAGACGAGCAAGCCGATCTATTGCCGTATGATCGTGCCTTTGAGTTCCCACGCGAAAAGTTGAAATTGGGCAAGCAATTGGGTGCTGGTGCGTTTGGTGTGGTATTGAAAGCTGATGCAGAGGGCATACGTCCAGGTGAAAAGGAAACTGTGGTAGCGGTGAAAATGGTGAAACGCATTGCTGATAATGAGGTGATGCGTGCGCTTGTAAcggaattgaaaattttggtgCATCTCGGACCACATTTGAATGTTGTCAACCTGTTGGGCGCTGTCACCAAGAATATTGCGAAAC gtGAATTAATGGTTATTGTGGAGTACTGTCGTTATGGTAATGTACAAAACTTTTTACTGCGCAATCGTAAACGtttcataaatcaaattaaCACCGAAACTGATAAAATTGATCCAACCATTACGAAACAACGGTTTTCGGATAATTTCGAATACAATCG TGATGGAGTAAAATATGTTAATCTGGCATTTGCAAATCATCAATATGTTAATCATATGAATAATGTGAACAATAATTACACGGCAAATAATCGTAGAAACTCTGACGAGGATCCACGCTCTGGCACACGTGCTGGACGTCCCAATTCCACTGGATATTTGCGTCAATCGGATTTGTATGAGGGACATGTGGATAGTTGTGCCACAGAGCAGACTATCATTACCACAATACCGGAGG ACGATGATCATGTGCTCTCCAATAATTCGGTGCAACCTGCTTGGCGCTCGAACTACAAGCCAGATAGTACAGAAGCGATGACAGTTACCACAACACATTTGGTGAGTTGGGCCTTCCAAGTGGCACGTGCCATGGACTATCTGTCGTCGCGTAAAGTGTTACACGGTGATCTGGCTGCACGTAATATATTGCTTTGTGAGAATAATGTGGTGAAAATTTGCGATTTCGGCTTGGCACGTTCCATGTATAAAAGTGAGAATTATAAGAAACAAGGCGAAGCACCGTTGCCCATCAAATGGTTGGCACTGGAATCGCTCAGCGATCACATATTTAGCACATACACTGATGTCTGGTCGTTTGGTATTGTTTTGTGGGAGTTCTTTTCATTAGCGAAAGTGCCCTATCCCGGTATGGATCCGAATCAGAGTTTATATTTGAAGATCAAGGATGGTTATCGCATGGAGAAACCGCCATATGCTAATAATGAATTGTACGACATAATGCTGGAGTGTTGGAGTACAAATCCGGAGAGCCGTCCATTATTTAATGTGCTGGAAAAGTATTTCGCACGCATGCTGGGCGATGATGTGACAAAT caCTATGTTGATTTGAATGACACTTATTTGCGCGCCAACATGGACAATGCAAATCCCAAAGCAACTGATTATCTATCGTTAATGGGTTCACCAGACGAAATGGCACCGGCGCCACCACGCTATGTAAACGGCCATATATTACCAGAAATAC GTATACAGCCATCTACTTCCGACGACTACTTAAATATGAGCATCGAAACTGGTACAACCATTTTCTCACCGACACGTCCAAAAGATTATCAAAATTCAAATGatgatacaaatacaacaacaacttctttCACCTTCCCAGATAATCTAGCACCAACAGCACCACCACTAGAATCACAACATTCCCCAACATTATTGAATAATCTcaatagtccagcgaataagaaTCGCAAAAAAGAGGGCATACAACCGGAGGAGATACCAATGCTGCCGGGCGCACATCACACAGCATCCGATGATGGTGACGAGAGTCCGGAGCAAGCGCGAAAGTTCGCCAGAAACATAATATCACAACAGCAAGTACGCGCTGCACCCACACCGTCACCGCGTCATCACATCGCCGAGACGGAACTCACCGGTGGCGATAACTATGTGAATGTGAAATCACCGAAGAATGGTGCGAGAACGGCAGATGCATTTTCAAACCCTAGTTATCAAATATTAAAGACTGTATCAAAGGAAGTGGAAGATAAATAG